Genomic segment of Mastomys coucha isolate ucsf_1 unplaced genomic scaffold, UCSF_Mcou_1 pScaffold5, whole genome shotgun sequence:
taaatACAGATTTTCATTAGAATGGTGTTGTATGCATGTCATGTGTGTGAAGGTCCGAGGACAGGAGGGTTCTGGAGACCAAATGCAGGTCGCCAGGCCTGCACACAAGGTGCCTTtgcccactcagccatcttcctgGACCTCATATACAACCTCACCTGGGAGATTACCTGGGGGAGGTCACccctgtaatcacagcatttgaGGAGTTAGGGCAGAAGGATTGTTGACCCTTCCAGATGGCCTGGGCTATACGGGGAGGCTCtatttcaaaaatgatttttttaaaaataaagaaaacctttaCATAGAGGTCGGAAACACAGTAAGGTTGTTTGGAAGAGATGGAGGCGAGTgtcccacccactcacccaaccGATAAACCCCAGGGATTCTGGAGCATGCTGGATGCGCAGGTCCAAAGCTGTTTGTGGAAGACAAACCTTAAGGAGCCTGGAGTCTGCACAGGGACCAGGAAAGGCAACGGGGCAGAACGGAGGGGTGTGTCTCCTTCACAGACTTAATCTCAGGCACACCAAGCATGTCCAAGTCACAGTCTGAACGAGAGCAGAGCTAAACCCCAGACTCCATGCTGGCTCATTCCTGGACATGGACCAAATCCAGGGCCATAAAAGGACGGGGAAGCAATAACttctatttacctatttatttaaattgtgtgtgttgtgtgtgttgaaTGTGCGTGTGTAGagggcagaagacaacttgagggattcagttctctccttccaccacatgggtcctggagattgaactccaggttgtcaggcttggtagtaGGCACCCTcaacctgctgaaccatcttttgttatttttaaatgtaatttttgagacagggtctctctatctAATCCAGGTTAGCCTTGGCTTCCTGGTTCTCctctcctgctttagcctcctgtGAACTGgatcattttttggtttttttgatcaTCTTCACTTTTTAATTTGCTGGAATGTACCATATACACAGAACACATGGCCTAAGTTCTAAATGTTCACATTAAGGAGGATGCTCTACTCAAAGGGGAATCTCCTACCCCCAGTTATTACAGCTGGTCTCGGCCAGGGGCCCTCATCAGCGATATCATTTACACATTTGCACAGACTGCCTGCCTCATTCCCTCCTCTGTCACCCACCTGCATGGGGTTCTGGTCAGGTCACTTGCATTCACCAGGCCTCATGTTCTCAGTTCCAAAGAGGGCACAAACCACCAAAGTGACTGTAGTAACTCATGCGTCAGACACGCTGTAGAGGAGGTGAGGGTGCTGGACACAATGAAAACTGCTTGGTAGGCAGGCTTCCTGATGAAAGGGCACTGGTACCGGTCCACTTCCTGCCTCCCCAGAACCCATAACTCCGAAGGAAGACAGTTTAGATGGGTCATTGACTCTGCACCAGGCTGGGCTGGTGGCACATCCGGCTCCAAGTGAAAGGAAAGGCAGGGTGAGCATGAACTCATGCACAGGAGTGACAGAGGCTTGGGACACAGGTGTCTACTGTGAAGGGACAGTCACTTCACCAAAGTAGGAGGCTCACCATTTCAGAAGGGTCATATACTCTAAACTTAAACCACGCTGACCAAACAAGGTGCTTCAAGTCCCACGGGACTCTGGGAACATAACCTGGAGTTCTGTCTGCTCCCAGGAGGCCTTCAAGGCCTCTTGTAGTGGTCAATGATGATGTGCTTCCAGAGTGAGGCAGTGGGCTGAACACATTAGGGTAACCTCCTACCTCTCTCAAGAATCCCAAGTTCAGTCTGAGCACCTCAAATCAAAACTGGGAGCCCCAGTTGCAGTGTGCTCCAAAACTAGAGAGTGCCAACGGAGTGGTAAGAAGGTCTGGAGTTTTTCTATTACAGATGCCCTCTGGGTGAATTTAGGCAAAGATTCCAACCCCCAAAGAAATTACAATCTGAACTGCTTCTCGGCTCAAGCCTTTCAGATGAGGGACCCCAGGAGAAGCAACAGGCTTGTGCAACAATGGCCGGGGCCTCACCCACCTGCCTCTTCAGTTTATATCCGGAAGGACTCGCCCAGGTCCTGGCTACTTGGGGCCAAGGTAGGAAACAGcctttcctgttttgttgagcGTTGCCAGCAGGGTGTCTGAGCTGTGCTCAGACTCGATGCAGACCTTCTTGTTGGGCAAGTCAATGTTGAACTCCACTCCTGCAGGAAGAAGCAAACTGGGATGTGGGAGGGGGAAGCAAAATCCTTCCACTCACTGAAACAAAGAGGTCGGCCTCCTTCATTATTCCTGTAACACCAGGCTTCTCTCGTGGAGCCAGGGAGCAGCGAGCTCTCTCTGTTTTAGGTACTGTGAGCGTGGCAGCTCTGCTGCAGGCTCTTCTCTGCGTGTAAGGAGTTTGGGTGATGGGGCTTGAGTCCAAAGCCTCAAGTACCAGGCGAACACTCCACTCCTAAACTCTTTCCTCAGCCCGAGAGTgagttttctcctctcctccctccctgcaaTCCTGCCATCACCACTACCTCCCTTTCCTATCTATGCCCATGCTAACCTCCCAGTTTAGCAACACGgagccctccttccttccctttctttataatcttatttcaaacattttaaaaattatgtttatgtttgagcctgtgtgtgagtatgttcaTATGAGTGGAGGTGCCCTGTAGGCCAGAGGTGTAGGGTCTGGAGTTGTAAGTGGTTGTGAGGCgccagatgtgggtgctaggtCTTAACCACTTAACCAGTCTTCTCAGCCtggaatttacttatttttatctatgtgtttttcttttttctttttttaactttaagtgcattatgatgagaaaagatacatgatttcaatttatctgaatttgttaacattgaaaaacatattttaagNNNNNNNNNNNNNNNNNNNNNNNNNNNNNNNNNNNNNNNNNNNNNNNNNNNNNNNNNNNNNNNNNNNNNNNNNNNNNNNNNNNNNNNNNNNNNNNNNNNNNNNNNNNNNNNNNNNNNNNNNNNNNNNNNNNNNNNNNNNNNNNNNNNNNNNNNNNNNNNNNNNNNNNNNNNNNNaatacctacaatatcctttttgtcatattccttaaaatttataaaatattataacaataaaaataagttataagagtcatttgatataaagcaaaaatcagtttaacagtcttttttttttcagtttaacagtcttatatagatgcttgtctacagcaatagtgaaaatatatttttctcaatataaattttaaataacttcaaacatattaactgtatatttcaaaataacacatcactattagtgttttcttaagtgaacataaatatataaagtctttttgtttgtttgttttgtatttagtagagtttaaaatcctggctcttactgtggtacaagcccaaaataagaacaatttttagacattggatttcattgtaataaggctgtacttcaatgaccctcatatcaccaaaggattttacctccatcgtagctaagctgagagttgatagttctgctgcaccaagaaatgaactgtaggcacgatttttggatacagacttcctgctatggtaaaaactatttgacttgagtgagtgattttattctcagcccacagagaacaggttacattcatttaagaaatggtgtatgtttaagatggtctatctataaagtcattcaccaactatttcaatgaacaatggttctgcttggagggtggcacagacattaggtaagggtaaggatttggttcattagctgtgataatttggaaaagcattcatctcagagaaagagtaacttataaagtccacttcttcaaacttgatacaagagttacaaacatcaagcaaaggattcagtcttactctttgttgttctcttacaagccacctccttaGTTAATCgtctaagtttcttttgggtatataaatacttttgaaatatatgagctgttctgaaagccatagtatagtgtaaaaacatgaaataaacaatactactaatagagaggctgagataggagaagcaagatttcaagacccttatgtggtacacagccagacactgtcacaaacaaacaagctgaaaatgtatataaattgtacaatattggacctatttttccaattaccaaattaaagagtccattggatgacaatgaacaaatttctaattcctcatatttttggaattcaatcgattaggatacgatggcaatattaattttcatattaagatattaggaaaaagtaattgtcacctcctgttgtttttgttgtaagaggtagaattaagtttatgtggatttgttgaaagattactttcttgcttctttagggtgtagttttactccttatgttgatgttttccatctattatcttttgtagggctggatttgtggaaagatattgtgtaaNNNNNNNNNNNNNNNNNNNNNNNNNNNNNNNNNNNNNNNNNNNNNNNNNNNNNNNNNNNNNNNNNNNNNNNNNNNNNNNNNNNNNNNNNNNNNNNNNNNNNNNNNNNNNNNNNNNNNNNNNNNNNNNNNNNNNNNNNNNNNNNNNNNNNNNNNNNNNNNNNNNNNNNNNNNNNNNNNNNNNNNNNNNNNNNNNNNNNNNNNNNNNNNNNNNNNNNNNNNNNNNNNNNNNNNNNNNNNNNNNNNNNNNNNNNNNNNNNNNNNNNNNNNNNNNNNNNNNNNNNNNNNNNNNNNNNNNNNNNNNNNNNNNNNNNNNNNNNNNNNNNNNNNNNNNNNNNNNNNNNNNNNNNNNNNNNNNNNNNNNNNNNNNNNNNNNNNNNNNNNNNNNNNNNNNNNNNNNNNNNNNNNNNNNNNNNNNNNNNNNNNNNNNNNNNNNNNNNNNNNNNNNNNNNNNNNNNNNNNNNNNNNNNNNNNNNNNNNNNNNNNNNNNNNNNNNNNNNNNNNNNNNNNNNNNNNNNNNNNNNNNNNNNNNNNNNNNNNNNNNNNNNNNNNNNNNNNNNNNNNNNNNNNNNNNNNNNNNNNNNNNNNNNNNNNNNNNNNNNNNNNNNNNNNNNNNNtgttctcctgtatttctttgagggtgctatttatgtctttcttaaagtcctgtatcatcatgagaagtaattttatctctgaatcttgcttttctggtataatggtgtgtccaggacttgctatggtgggagaataaggttctgatgatgccaagtaaccttggtttgtgttattttcttacacttgccccctgccatctggttatctctaatgctacctgcccttgctaaatctcactggagccagtccttcctgtgatcctggttgtgtcagaactcctcagagtcaagctgtctctgtgatcctgtgattctgggatcctgtgatcctgggcttgttagagcacctgggagtggagcatcctctgggtgttgtaggactggctgcagagcttgcatccaaggtctgcttaggacaccagcccagagagacctgaaggacgcagaatcactgggctggtggagttcctgtgtgcctggtcccactggtcccagttactcccggtgttgggacagatgttgggtcctcctcacctctgatcctgggtttatcagagcacctaggagtggatttcctcctctttttttttttttttttaagatttatttatttattattttacataagtacactgtagctgtcttcagacacaccagacgagggcatcaaatctcattacaggtggttatgaaccaccacatggttgctgggaattgaactcaggaccttcagaagagcagtcagtgctcttacccgctgagccatcttgccagcccatatgtgtttttcttgcatgtatatctgtgtacctcATGTGTGCGGTGCCCACAGAGGTCTGAAGAGAGCATTGGTTCCcttggttgtgaaccaccacatggtgCTGAGAGCTGGATCCAGatccctctgcaagagcagctagtgctcttatctctccaacctctttcttttaaaattttattaattttaataagaaCATGGGTGAGTGTGTGTTAGCAAGTATGAGTGAACAAGTGTGTGAAAAGAATCTGTATACAAGCGTGTGTATGACTGTGAGTGTGCGGGAGGATGAATGTGTTTTGAGTTTGAGTAAGGGAGTGTATGACAGTGTGTCAGTGAGCATAAGTGAGAGTACATGTGAGGGAGGTAAATGAGTGAGCTACATGTGctgaggtgtgcatgtgtgtgtctgtgtgagagtgtgtgtgatggtcagaggacaacttagagtCAGATCTCTCCTAGGTAGATCCTAGAACTAAactcaagcttggcagcaagtacccttTCAACTGAGTATCTTAATGCTTgtgtgctctgtctgtctgtctgtctgtctctttctttttctcactctttTTCAGCGTGGTACTAGGTTGCACATGTGTATTCTACTACTGAAGCCCTGGGGCTCCccagcctttgtgtgtgtgtggtatgtgtggtgtgtgtggtgtgtgtggtgtgtgtgtgtgctactgcTACCTAGAGCATCAAACACACCCAGCAGGCACTCTTGTCACTGAGCTTCACCCCCAGGTCTCTtgatcctttttattttgaggaggTCTCAGAGTAGCTTTGAATTTCTCAAACTCACTCCACAGACAGGGAGGCCTGAGCTTGTGATTTTCCTGTTGCAGCTTCCCAATTAGTGTAATGACAGGCctggtttctttgtctttgtttttcatgacaggttTTCTGTGCGTCGCCTGTCtggtaactcactctgtagatcaggctggctagccttcaactcacagagatccatttgcttctgcctttagaatgttgggattaaaggtgtatgccaccacccacagtgagctaggcccccccacatcaatcatcaattaagaaaatccaCCACAGGCTTGCTCACAGGGCAGTCTGGtggtggcattttctcagttgaggttccctttgCTGAAATGACTGTAGCTTGCATCACGTTGACATACAGCTAGCCAGTGCAGGGAGACACTTATCAAAGGCAAAGGCCTCTCAGCACCAGCAGGGCTGGTCAGCACACAATGCAGGGCACGGTTACAATCTCTCAACCTCTACATAAGAAAAAGGTAGTTTCAGCCCAGCACACGATGCAGGGCACGGTTACAATCTCTCAACCTCTACATAAGAAAAAGGTAGtttcagcctggcagtggtggcgcatgcctttaatcccagcacttgggaggcagaggtaggcggatttctgagtttgaggccagcctggacagccagaactatacagagaaaccctgtcttgaacctcctccctccccccggccaaaaaaaaaaaaaaaaaaaaaaaaaaaaaaaaaaaaaaaaaaaaaaaaaagaaaaaaaaagaaaaaaagaaaagaaaagaaaaaagaaaaagaaaagaagataaaaagttAGTTTCAAACTTCCAAGAGGGTGCtcctaaacactgagccattCTTCAGCATCCCCCATTTCATCCCTGAAGGGTCTCAGGCACACGCTGACATTCTCAgatcttatctttttttatcaaaTCTTCCCTTGCAGGAAGTCAGCAGCCAGGTTCTCCCCAGTGTCTCAGATTCTTGTGAACAGTGTAGCTGGGTACggtggttcatgcctataatcccagaactcaggcaaTTGAGGTAGGAGGACTGGTAAAAGTTTGAAGTCTATCCTGGGCTACCCAAGgtaagttccaggctatccaGGACTACAATGgaagaccctgttttaaaaaaaataaaaaagacattccAGCTGGAAGGGCTCAGAAGCAAGTCCCTGACTCACTCTCATTGTGGGATTTGGGCAAGGCACTTCCCCTTGGGCACTGGCGTCATCTGTCCAGTTCCACCTTGGAAAGTCCCACTCTGTGCACTGACAATGTGGGAGCTGTTCTACCCCTTGGCGGTACTGTTGCCctaggttttgtttatttataagtTGTAGAagtagggtctcactctgtagcccaggctggcctcaaatccacgGCATTGCCTTGTTTGGTTCAGCTtcccagatgctaggattacagccaCATggagctttgctttgcttttataaacttatgattttattttcctgcAGTACTGTGGGCTGGATCCAGAATGTCATACATGCTATGCAAGCTCTCTATTGAGGAGCTACACTCAGAGCCTCTTTGGGCATTTTTATTTGGAGACAAGGCCTTCctaaattgcccaggctagccttgaacttttgatcctcctgggtttacaggcatgcaccaccaagcctggctgtTTTCACTCTATATGTTGTCACCTACTGGAGATCACTGGAGCATCCTACCTAGCACCTCTAGGCTCCAGGGCTGGACAGTGTAGCCAAACACCAGCtttttccttcaggctctgtgaATCCAGTCACTGATCTCTAAATACTTCCTGTCTTCATAAAACAAAGAGCCACTGAGCATTCAAGCAGAGGCTGCATGATGGAGTCCATGACCAACAGCTACACATCTcgacactgggggtggggagcgctgaaagactcaacaaaatgGAGTTGTATATGGTGGTATGGTGGTACACGTTTGCaattctagcatttggaaggcagaggaaggaggattactGTAAATTTAGGACCAGCCTAGTGTACATGGTACATTCTAGGACAACcggggctacatagcaaggctctgtctcagaaacaagacTAAGCTaggtgggaggagtgggggaggatTTCAGTGAATGAGAGAGATGTGAGGTGGCTGCAGTGGGGTCCAAAGGCACCCCCATGTCAGCCAGGTGCATTCAAGGCACACACATTTTAGTTTCACTGTTAATCCCAGCTGAGCTGCAGTGCAATTCAGATCCTTCTAGGCCTTAAACATCTGAACATGACTCCTGTGTAAGTCTCCCCATCCGTCTCCAGTGGAGAGACACTCACCTCCCAGCTTGTTGAGGACTCTGGAGACGGCTTCGGCACAGCCCTCACAGGTCATGTCCACGGAGAACTCGTGCTtctgcaagagagagagagattatgagCTAGGCTCTAGAGTGACCCAAACACCGTTGCAGGGGCTACTCAGGAGTTGACAGGGAGCCAGAAAGGGTGGACACAATCTCACCGGAAGCCTGTCTGTGAGTCCAATCTAGTCAACAGGtaaggggggagggggacacaGGGCTTCCATGTATCACAGCAGCACCAACAGAGACGGTCTCCATGTCTTTTGCAAGGTCTGGCACATGATGACCAGGACCACCTGCAGGGCTGTGTGAGAAGCTCTTATCCAGTTCTCCCTCGAGGTCACTGCTTTGTGAGCTGTGGACTTTGCCTCATGACCAGGGAAGCCACGAGCAGCAGGCCCCACTCTCATTAGATCCGGGACCTGGTTTTTTACTATAACACTATTTTCAACACTGGAGTCACCATGGACTGCTCAGGAGCCTGGACAGGGACATAGATTATGTCAGTAGGCAGGTGACTCATATACGTGGTCACCCTGCTCTGATCCAAGCACCTAGTGCTCAAAGGCGGCACTTGAGTTCCAAGGAGGGGAGGGACTTCTTAGGCTCCCTGCACTGCAGGCAGATGGGAAGGGATCCCAGGTTCCTGAGCTCCTCCAACCTCTGAGATATTACAAGTCAAAGCAGGCAAGTACCCACAAGACTGGGCTTCAGTTCAATTCAGTGCTGCACCCAGAATACTAGGAACAGCATGGGGCACAGAGGAGGTACCACCCCATTTTATGAGTGAGTCGGTGGTCAATATCACTGCTAGACAATTTCTGGGATCTTTGGCTGTTTTTCAGAGAGGGACTGTGCCTATCCTCCCTTCCTTCACAATCTGGAAACGAGAGCATCTGGGCTCCAATACTCACAAATTGTATGCCCTAAGTGGCTTAACTCATGGGTACCAGTCCCTTCCCCAGGCTGGAGAATGGGACAAACATGGGATCTGACATGTGGCAGCCAGCCACCACCATGATCTctactttc
This window contains:
- the Atox1 gene encoding copper transport protein ATOX1, which translates into the protein MPKHEFSVDMTCEGCAEAVSRVLNKLGGVEFNIDLPNKKVCIESEHSSDTLLATLNKTGKAVSYLGPK